A region from the Triticum aestivum cultivar Chinese Spring chromosome 3D, IWGSC CS RefSeq v2.1, whole genome shotgun sequence genome encodes:
- the LOC123075516 gene encoding uncharacterized protein, translating into MQWMFLGFLVLKDKKQRKKYQLLLLARKMYLYWEKVQPITGPKYDPLALLSPLMRNWTEDMAVRRDKYDYEYGRGVGMIDDNITEEDRLKKIAEEEAQKTKKASSKKSNVTGMRKEGSTSEASSQKPTMDRILSEMNELRKEMIRLPELCAQRMIEKLNKTGVFYKPSNLEEDKENLYGGINESSNDGGLPKKEFVYQKDDSDRFHTPSKINLQKDDDGVDVTSRGNTPFYCTPEFWGSFKGDMDDPIQVPEVSDEKAATSLGTDEIASHASLGSQGVQEEVEEVTGRRKRRGSQHVKSPYVVPKPNKRAKCSAKGKLFQNGGVNKSSDEYDVVKASIKYVRAHEYSQKHAKTEIFNDGMEEGLSVQRACQIINHEWLSGDVINAYSSYLVDKINDDRFMLTTWRIHWLLHIRPGKKTAGNDYEAESHSNGPVNRSEDEYFKNSKTYIPLNKENTHWVTVVMHSRKREFQVLDSLMTGKFDSVTRELVEDLRKQLAEDIQEANATGIVNYPDVSNWPIQTYDMPKQHDGNSCGIFLLRCFQYWDGDKWTCLFSQRSIDDSREVLIAQLIFSERNKLDEVKNKVIRISKKKK; encoded by the exons ATGCAGTGGATGTTTTTGGGTTTCTTAGTACTGAAGGACAAAAAGCAACGAAAAAAATACCAGTTACTTTTGTTAGCAAGAAAAATG TACCTATATTGGGAGAAGGTGCAACCAATTACCGGTCCAAAATATGATCCGTTGGCATTGTTGAGCCCGCTGATGAGGAACTGGACGGAAGATATGGCTGTGAGAAGAGACAAATACGACTATGAATATGGTCGTGGTGTTGGGATG ATCGATGACAACATTACAGAGGAGGACAGGCTGAAAAAAATTGCAGAAGAAGAAGCTCAAAAAACCAAGAAAGCTAGTAGCAAAAAATCTAACGTTACTGGAATGAGGAAAGAGGGCAGTACCTCGGAGGCTTCGAGCCAGAAGCCTACTATGGACCGGATTTTGAGTGAGATGAATGAGCTTCGGAAGGAAATGATTCGTTTGCCAGAGTTATGCGCACAG AGGATGATTGAGAAACTGAACAAAACCGGCGTCTTCTACAAACCCAGTAACCTGGAAGAAGACAAAGAGAATCTGTACGGAGGCATTAATGAGTCTTCAAACGATGGTGGACTTCCGAAAAAAGAGTTTGTATATCAAAAAGATGATTCAGACCGGTTCCACACACCTTCCAAAATAAATTTGCAAAaggatgatgacggtgttgatgtaACTTCTCGTGGAAACACACCTTTTTACTGCACACCTGAGTTCTGGGGTAGTTTCAAGGGTGATATGGATGATCCTATCCAAGTACCAGAA g tatcaGATGAAAAAGCTGCCACATCTTTAGGGACGGACGAGATTGCATCGCATGCATCGCTGGGTTCTCAAGGAGTACAAGAGGAAGTGGAGGAGGTTACTGGCAGGCGCAAGCGCAGAGGATCACAACATGTCAAGTCTCCTTATGTGGTCCCTAAACCGAACAAGCGTGCAAAATGTTCTGCGAAAGGAA AATTGTTCCAAAATGGTGGTGTTAACAAATCTAGTGATGAGTATGATGTGGTGAAAGCGTCCATCAAGTACGTGCGCGCGCATGAGTATTCACAAAAACATGCCAAAACAGAAATTTTCAATGATGGCATGGAAGAAGGTCTCAGTGTGCAGAGAGCTTGTCAGATTATTAACCATGAGTGGCTAAGTGGCGAC GTAATTAATGCATACTCATCATATTTGGTCGACAAAATTAATGATGATCGTTTCATGTTGACAACTTGGAGGATTCATTGGTTGCTTCACATTAGACCCGGAAAGAAGACAGCCGGTAACGATTATGAAGCAGAGTCGCATAGTAATGGACCCGTGAATAGAAGTGAGGACGAGTATTTCAAAAACTCAAAG ACTTATATTCCTCTAAACAAGGAAAACACTCACTGGGTTACTGTCGTCATGCATAGCAGGAAGAGAGAGTTTCAGGTTCTTGACTCGTTGATGACCGGAAAATTTGACAGTGTTACTAGAGAACTCGTTGAGGACCTG AGAAAACAACTAGCAGAAGATATCCAAGAAGCAAATGCAACCGGAATTGTGAATTATCCGGATGTTTCCAATTGGCCTATTCAAACGTATGACATGCCAAAACAACATGATGG GAATTCGTGTGGAATATTTCTCCTTCGATGCTTTCAATATTGGGATGGTGACAAATGGACATGCTTATTTTCACAG AGGTCAATTGATGATTCGAGAGAGGTATTGATAGCGCAACTTATCTTTTCGGAAAGAAACAAGCTTGATGAAGTGAAAAACAAAGTAATTCGgatatcaaagaagaagaaatag